The segment GAGCGCCTCCTCCACCGTCATGCTCAGCACGTCGGCGATGCTTTTGCCCTTGTACTGGATCTCGAGGGTCTCCCGGTTATAGCGCGCCCCACGACAGACGTCGCAGGTGACATGGATGTCGGGGAGAAAGTGCATCTCGATCCGGATGATGCCATCTCCCTCACAAGCCTCGCACCGCCCCCCCTTGACGTTAAAGCTGAACCGCCCCGGCCGGTACCCCCGCATCCGGGCTTCAGGAATTAGCGCGTACAGATCCCGGATGAGGCTGAACACTCCGGTATACGTCGCCGGATTGGACCGGGGAGTCCGGCCGATGGGGGACTGATCGATGTCGATCACTTTGTCGATGTGCTCGGCCCCCAAGATTTTGTCGTGGGCTCCCGGTTGCTCGCGCGACCCGTACAGATAGACGGCTAGGGCACGTTTCAGGATGTCCGTGACCAGCGTGCTCTTTCCGGAGCCCGAGACCCCCGTAATACACGTAAAGAGGCCAAGGGGGATCTCGACCTCGATCCCCTTGAGGTTGTGTTCCCGGGCCCCGGCGATGGTCAGATAGAGCCCTGAGGGCGGGCGCCGCACCTTGGGGACCGGGATCTCAAGCTCGCCCGCGAGGTAGCGGCCGGTCAGCGAAGCCTTGCAGCCGATGATCTTTCGCGGTGTGCCGAAAACGACCACCTCGCCGCCCGAATTTCCGGCCCCGGGGCCGAGATCAATCACGAAATCAGCGTTCCGAATCGTCTCTTCATCATGCTCCACGATGATGACCGTATTCCCCAGATCCCGGAGGCGCTTCAGCGTGTTTAACAGGCGGATGTTATCGCGCTGGTGGAGCCCGATGCTCGGTTCGTCCAGGATATAGAGAACCCCGACCAGGCTCGATCCGATTTGCGTGGCCAGTCGGATCCGCTGCCCCTCCCCCCCCGCCAGCGTCCCGGCGGTCCGGTCCAGGGTCAGGTAGTCGAGGCCGACGTTGACGAGAAAGCCCAATCTTTCCCGGACCTCTTTCAGAATCCTGCGCGCAATTTCTTGCTCCTTCTCACTCATCCTGACGTCGGCAAAGAACTCCAGTGCGTCCTTCACCGAGAAGCGGGTCACCTCGGCGATGTTCAACCCGCCCACCTTGATCGCCAGCGACTCTTTCCGGAGGCGGGTCCCGTGGCAGGTCCGGCAGGGACGGAGGGTGGAGATGCGGTCCACATAGGTCTCGATCTGCTCCCGAACCCGGGAGGACTCGGTGGCCTTGTACCGGCGGCCGAGGGACTCCACGCTCAGCCCGTAGAAATCCGGATGCCGGTCCCCGTCAAATCGGGCATCCAGCGCCGTCCCGAGGCCGCCACACGTGGGGCAGGCTCCATGCGGATTGTTGAAGGAGAAGATGCGGGGACTGATCTCCGGGTAGCTGACCCCGCAGTCAATGCACGCCAGCCGCTCTGAGAAAGTGTGATCCTTCTCATGCTCTCCCAGCACGTTCACGGTGATGATCCCTTCGCTGAGGCGCAGGGCTGTCTCGAGAGAGTCGGTCAGCCGCCGCCGGATATCCGCCCGCATGACGAGGCGATCGACCACGACCTCGATGGTGTGCTTCTTGTTCTTGTCGAGTGTGATCTCCTCTTCCAATTGGCGAAGTTTGCCATCGACCCGCGCCCGGGCGTACCCCTCGCGGCGCATCTGGGCAAAGATGTGCCGGTACTCTCCTTTCCGGCCCCGGACCACGGGGGCCAGGAGCTGGATCCGGCTCTCCTCGGGGAGCGTGAGGATCTGATCGACGATCTGCTGGACCGTCTGGGAGGCAATCGGCTTACCGCACTGATAGCAGGTCGGCCGCCCCGCCCTCGCGAACAGCAGGCGGAGATAGTCGTAGATTTCGGTCACGGTCGCCACGGTGGACCGGGGATTCTTGCTGGTGGTTTTTTGCTCGATGGAAATGGCGGGCGAGA is part of the Candidatus Methylomirabilota bacterium genome and harbors:
- the uvrA gene encoding excinuclease ABC subunit UvrA, with the translated sequence MTADAIIIRGAREHNLKSINLEIPRSKLVVITGVSGSGKSSLAFDTIYAEGQRRYVESLSAYARQFLEQMDKPDVDLIEGLSPAISIEQKTTSKNPRSTVATVTEIYDYLRLLFARAGRPTCYQCGKPIASQTVQQIVDQILTLPEESRIQLLAPVVRGRKGEYRHIFAQMRREGYARARVDGKLRQLEEEITLDKNKKHTIEVVVDRLVMRADIRRRLTDSLETALRLSEGIITVNVLGEHEKDHTFSERLACIDCGVSYPEISPRIFSFNNPHGACPTCGGLGTALDARFDGDRHPDFYGLSVESLGRRYKATESSRVREQIETYVDRISTLRPCRTCHGTRLRKESLAIKVGGLNIAEVTRFSVKDALEFFADVRMSEKEQEIARRILKEVRERLGFLVNVGLDYLTLDRTAGTLAGGEGQRIRLATQIGSSLVGVLYILDEPSIGLHQRDNIRLLNTLKRLRDLGNTVIIVEHDEETIRNADFVIDLGPGAGNSGGEVVVFGTPRKIIGCKASLTGRYLAGELEIPVPKVRRPPSGLYLTIAGAREHNLKGIEVEIPLGLFTCITGVSGSGKSTLVTDILKRALAVYLYGSREQPGAHDKILGAEHIDKVIDIDQSPIGRTPRSNPATYTGVFSLIRDLYALIPEARMRGYRPGRFSFNVKGGRCEACEGDGIIRIEMHFLPDIHVTCDVCRGARYNRETLEIQYKGKSIADVLSMTVEEALEFFRHLPRIKDKLQTIHDVGLGYIKLGQSATTLSGGEAQRVKLSKELSRRGTGRTLYMLDEPTTGLHFHDIRLLLEVLHRLADAGNTVVVIEHNLEVIKTADWIIDLGPEGGDEGGYVVAGGTPEEVAQVEGSFTGQYLRRILGSSRRSKR